A region from the Microbacterium lacus genome encodes:
- a CDS encoding YceD family protein has protein sequence MREFTIDAPAPEKWGEGLVSVAAGRDVRVEVRLESVHEGILASGSLETEYDGVCGRCLIDIAAPVEVEFQELFAYPGEEASDFEVQDDHVDLETLVRDAAVLSLPFQPVCQPDCPGLDPVTGERLAGSTGTEQGDPRDIRWAALEQFTPDHDDEEPRA, from the coding sequence ATGCGCGAGTTCACGATCGACGCGCCGGCGCCGGAGAAATGGGGCGAGGGACTGGTGAGCGTCGCGGCGGGCCGCGACGTGCGGGTCGAGGTCCGGCTCGAATCCGTCCACGAGGGGATCCTGGCCAGCGGGAGCCTCGAGACCGAGTACGACGGAGTGTGCGGTCGCTGTCTGATCGACATCGCCGCACCCGTCGAAGTCGAGTTTCAGGAGCTTTTCGCGTATCCTGGGGAGGAAGCATCTGACTTCGAGGTTCAAGACGACCACGTGGATCTTGAAACTCTGGTCAGGGACGCGGCCGTGTTGTCGCTTCCGTTTCAGCCGGTGTGTCAGCCGGATTGCCCCGGCCTCGATCCGGTCACGGGCGAGCGGCTGGCCGGAAGCACCGGGACAGAGCAGGGCGATCCCCGCGACATCCGCTGGGCCGCGCTCGAGCAGTTCACCCCAGACCACGACGACGAAGAGCCGCGCGCGTAG
- the rpmF gene encoding 50S ribosomal protein L32 produces the protein MAGNPPKRKVSRSNTRSRRAQWKAAPIALTKTIENGKVVYGRPHQAKVVTDSQGTELFLEYKGRKVADV, from the coding sequence ATGGCTGGTAACCCCCCGAAGCGGAAGGTCTCCCGCTCCAACACCCGTTCGCGCCGCGCGCAGTGGAAGGCGGCGCCCATCGCGCTGACCAAGACCATCGAGAACGGCAAGGTCGTCTACGGGCGTCCCCACCAGGCGAAGGTCGTCACCGACTCGCAGGGCACGGAGCTGTTCCTGGAGTACAAGGGCCGCAAGGTCGCCGACGTCTGA